Below is a window of Lebetimonas sp. JH292 DNA.
TGAAGGGTTTTTTGATTTAGTGTCTCTATATCCTCAGCTATATTGATAAATTTATAATTAAATTGTTCACTTTTCACTTTACACTTTACAATTTAGTAGAAATCCATCCGAACTTAATGGCGTAGTACATAAATATATCGTCTGCATCCGGAGAATGCGCCAAATTATATGTTTTCAATTTAGTCCTTTAAAAATTAAATTTTTAATAACCTTTTTTGTTATAATTGTAACAAAAAAAGGTCTTTAATGAATGATAAAAAACAAAAAGCTTTGGATCTTGCAATTAAACAGATTGACAAGCAGTTTGGAAAAGGAGCTTTGGTAAAGCTGAGCGATCAGGATATAGAACCTATTGAGGCAATTCCCACAGGAAGTTTTGGTCTTGATATGGCTCTGGGTATAGGGGGTATCCCAAAAGGAAGAATTACCGAAATATACGGTCCTGAAAGCAGTGGTAAAACAACGTTAGCGCTTTCAATTATAGCCGAGGCTCAAAAACAGGGAGGTGTGGCAGCATTTATAGACGCCGAGCATGCCCTTGATGTAATTTATGCGAAACATATAGGCGTGGATGTGGATAATTTATTGGTGTCACAGCCCGATTATGGGGAGCAGGCTCTTGAAATAGTTGAAACACTTGCCAGAAGTGGTGCGGTTGACATTATTGTAATAGATTCAGTGGCCGCCCTTACCCCCAAAGCGGAGATAGAAGGAAATATGGGGGATGCACAGGTGGGTGTGCAGGCAAGACTTATGTCTCAGGCCCTTAGAAAGCTGACCGCCGCAATTCACAAGATGAATACAACAGTTGTATTTATCAACCAAATCAGAATGAAAATCGGAATGATGGGATATGGTAACCCTGAAACAACAACCGGCGGTAACGCTTTAAAATTCTATTCTTCCGTAAGGCTTGATGTCAGAAGAATAGCAACACTGAAACAGGCGGATAAAGAAGTAGGTAACAGAACAAAAGTAAAAGTAGTAAAAAACAAAGTGGCACCGCCTTTCAGAATAGCGGAATTTGACATAATGTTTGGAAAAGGAATAAGCAGGGAAGGCGAAATTCTTGATTACGGTGTAAAACTGGATATTGTTGATAAAAGCGGAGCGTGGTTTAGCTACGGCGCCACAAGGCTCGGCCAGGGTAAGGAAAATGCGAAAGAATATTTAAAAACGCATCCTGAAGTAGCCCAGGAAATTGAGCAAAAAATTAAAGAAGCCATGGGTGTTGAACTTTCAAATATGATTGAGGCATTAGAAAAAGAAACTGAAGAAAAAGGAGAATAAAATGATTTACATTGAAAATATATTTGCAGATGAAATTTTAGATTCCAGAGGTAATCCGACTGTCAGAGTAACGGTTGAATTAAGCGACGGTGTTGTAGCAAGTGCAAATGTTCCAAGCGGTGCGAGTACAGGTGAAAAGGAAGCACTTGAGCTTAGAGACGGTGATGAAAAAAGATACGGTGGAAAAGGCGTGTTCAAAGCGTGTGAAAATGTAAATTCAATCATTGCAAATGAATTAATCGGTATGAGTCCGTTTGATCAGGCTGAAATTGATAACACAATGATGGAGCTTGACGGGACAGAAAATAAAAGCCGCCTTGGGGCTAATGCAATTCTCGGTGTAAGTATGGCTGTAGCAAGGGCTGCGGCATCTTCACTCTCACTTCCGCTTTACAGATATTTGGGGGGAAGCAATGCACTTGTAATGCCCGCACCTATGTTAAATGTTATCAACGGCGGTGTTCATGCGGATAATGATGTTGATTTTCAGGAGTATATGATTATGCCAGTCGGTTTTAATTCTTTTGAAAGGGCCTTAAGGGCGGCAGCAGAAACATATCATACTCTTAAAAATCTTCTTAAAAAAGACGGTCATCCTACTGCTCTTGGTGATGAAGGGGGATTTGCGCCTAATTTTAAAAATAACGAAGAGCCTATTGAATATTTGGTAAAAGCGATAAAAGAAGCAGGTTATAAACCAGGAGAAGAAATTGCAATTGCAATGGACCCGGCAAGCAGCGAATTTTATAAAAACGGAAAATATGTTTTAGCCGGTGAAGAAAAAGAATTAAGTGCCGAAGAAATGGTGAATTATTATGCGGCTTTGGTTGAAAAATACCCTATTGTTTCCATAGAAGACGGTATGGCTGAAAACGATTATGAAGGATGGAAGCTGTTAACTCAAAAACTTGGAAATAAAATTCAGCTTGTGGGTGACGATGTTTTCGTGACAAATAAAAAACTGTTAAAAGAAGGAATTGAAGAAGGTATTGCAAATTCAATACTTATTAAATTAAATCAAATAGGAACAGTTACAGAAACAATGCAGACTATGAGACTTGCATATAGAAACAATTATACGTGTGTGGTAAGTCACAGAAGCGGTGAAACCGAAGATGCGTTTATTGCGGATTTTGCAGTGGCGATGAACTGCGGCCAAATTAAAACAGGAGCGCCTGCAAGAGGTGAAAGAACCGCTAAATATAATAGACTTCTTGAAATTGAAAGAAGTGTGGAGGGAACCGAATTTACAGGGGCAGAAATTTTTAAATGATAGAATTTGACGACATAAGAGCTAAAAGAAAAGTGGATTTAAAAATAATTTTAGTTATTTTACTCTCTTTTCTTTTTTGCATTTATATTTTTAATTTACTTTTTGGTGAAAAATCTTTCAGTAGAATGTTGGATTTGCAAAAAGAAGATAAAATTTTAAATAAAAAAGTAAAAGATTTGAAAAAAGAAAATACAACGCTTCAAAAAGAGTATTTTGAACTTAAAGAGCTTGAAGGAAAATAATTTAATGAAAAATGTAAAATGTAAAATGGAAAATTAATGAGAATATTAATACTGATTATAATGAATGTTTTGTTATTTGCAAGGATAAATCCGTTTGAACCTGTAATTAATCCCCAAAATAAAATAATTATTAAACCCGAATTTTTTAAAGAAAAAAAAGTTTATTTGCCAAATGACGCAAGAATTTTAAAAAAAATTATTTTTGTTTATCAAAATTCCAGCGGAGATATTAAAAATAAAGAAATTTTAATAAACAAAAATATTGATTTTCACTCTCCCGTAGTTATTACCCATAAACCTAAAACTTTCGGAATTAAAGAATATAAATTTGATTCTCTTTTTACACTTTTTATCAAAAATAAAAAACTTTTTACTTAGAAACAAAAGATAAACTGATAAGAAATATGTTTTTAATTAAACCCTTCAGGCTTGTTCTGGATTTTCAAAAAAACGCAGATTTTTTAACGATGAAAAGAAATATAAAAAATTCTTTCGTAAAAAAAATTGTTGTAGGTAATCATGAAGGATATTACCGGATTGTTATATATTTTGATACGAATTATTCATATAAACTCACAAAAACAGACGAGGGGATTAAAATTGAGCTCAAATAACCTGCTTTTAACAGGTTTTATGGGAAGTGGGAAATCTACAATAGGCAGAATTTTAGCTAAAGAGATGAAAACTTTTTTTCTTGATACGGATTTACTCATCGAAAATTTTGAAAATAAAACTATCAGTGAAATTTTTAAAACCCATGGAGAAAAAATATTTCGCCAAAAGGAGAAATACTGCTTCGAATGGATTAAAAAAAATGTTTTTAACACTGTTATTTCAGTAGGGGGAGGGTTTCCGGTATTTATTCCTGAGATTAAAGAAGCTGGCATTGTGGTCTATCTAAAAGTGGATTTTGAAGATATACTAAAAAGAATGGATAAAAAAGAAATTGAAAAAAGGCCTCTTTTTAAAGACAGATCAAAAGCTGAGGAACTTTATTATTCAAGGACTAAAATATATGAAAAACTGGCCGATTTAACTGTTGAAAACCAAGATTTACAAAACAGCGTGAATAAAATAAAGGAATATTATGAGAATTTCAAATCAAAACATTAATCAAATTATTCAAATTGATGTTCAGAAAAAAGCACAGGATGTTGTAAAAAATGTTTTGGGAAATATTCTTGAAAAAACTTTTGAAAACACAAAGGCCATAGAAGAAGCCGCAAAAGCCACCGGAAAAGGAAATAACTTAAATATTAAAGTGTGAAAAAGTGAGTTGTGAGTTGTGAGTTGGAAAAAAGAGTTAACTGATTTTTATCAAAAAAGAAAAAAATATATTCAAAAATATTTAAATGAAAATATTGATTTTACAGAGGTAACTGACCCTTGTATTGATAAAAAAAGGGATAATCCCATAATGATTATAGGTGAGGCCCCTGGTAAAAAAGAGGTTGAAATGCATTCGCCTTTTGTAGGAAAGGCAGGGGAAAATCTGAATTATCTTATAAATTTAAGCGGACTTGATAGGTGCAGGGATTTTTTAATAACCAACGCCTTTCCGTTTAGAACATTTGAAGATAATAAAAACAGAACTCCAAAAGCAAATGAACTTAAAATTGGTGCTGAACTACTTGAAAAAGAAATAAATATTGTAAAACCTTCTATTATTTTGCTTCTTGGAAATTCTGCAATTAAAGCATTTTCTTATATAGATAAATTTAAAGATGTTAAAAATTTAAAAAAATGCGGCATTTATGAAATAAACGGATTTAAAATCGGGGTTTGTTTTCATCCTTCGCCTCTTGCATTTAACAGAATTGATATAAGAAACGATTTAGAAAAATTTTTTAAAAATTTAAAAAATTATTTATGATTTTAAAATATGTTTTAAAGATTTTTCAATTGTGGGATATTTGAATTTAAATCCTTTTTCCAGTAATCTTTTTGGATAGACTTCTTTAGAATTTGTTAAAACGCCGCTCCCTTCACCGTATAGTAAATAAAGTATAAATTTTGGAATTCTAAAAATTGTAGGTTTATGTAAAACTTTTCCAAAAATCCTCGATATCAATCCAGGACATTTTCATTTCGCCATTTCCAATAATTCCTCCAAGACCTATTTTAAACGGTAAAAGCATTTCTTTAAGAGCACCGCCTTTTCCTAAAACAACACTGAGTCTTATTGTAGTTGTAGGTTTGTTGCATTTATTTGCTTCGTTTTCCCATTCTTTTGCCAAATTTCCCAAAAAATCATCTGCAGTAATGTTACAGATATTCATCACACGGAGTATTTTCCGGATAGATTCCGATTGCAGAAGTTGAAATAATGAAAAGCTGTATTTTATTTTTTCAGCAAGTTCTTTTCATATTTGTCCTTAAAATTATGCAATAATAAATTATATTTTATTTTTAAAGAATTTTTTAATCCTAATTTAGAAATTTGTATATAATATAATTAATAAAATCAATATGTTAAATATATAAATAAGTATAGTGACAGACACTTATAATTGTTATAAAAAAAGAAAAAAAGAGGAATTACATCATTCCTCCCATTCCTCCCATGTCAGGCATTGCTGGAGCCGCTTTTTCTTCTTTTGGTTCTTCTGTTACAGCAGCTTCTGTTGTTAGTAATAATCCACCAACGCTTGTTGCGTTTTGAAGAGCAATTCTTTCAACTTTGGCTGGGTCGATAATTCCGGCTTCAAACATATTTACATATTCTCCACTGCTTGCATTAAATCCAGTTTCATCGTCGGCCTCTTCAACTGTCAGAGCAACTACACCGGCTTCAAATCCGGCATTTAAAGCTATTTGTTTAATAGGTGCTTTTACTGCTTTTTTAATTATATCTATTCCTATTTGTTCATCAGGGTCTACACTTTCAACTTCGGCTTTTTTGGCTGCTTTAAGTATGGCAGCGCCACCACCGATTACTGTTCCTTCTTCTACAGCTGCTTTTGTTGCACTTAATGCGTCATCAACTCTGTCTTTTTTCTCTTTCATTTCAGTTTCAGTTGCGGCACCGACTTTAATTACTGCAACTCCGCCGCTGAGTTTTGCAAGTCTTTCTTGTAATTTTTCTCTGTCATAATCACTTGTTGTTTCTTCGATTTCTTTTTTAATTTGGTTAATTCTTGCTTCAATTGAAGCTTTGTCGCCTTTTCCGTCTACGATTGTTGTGTTTTCTTTATCTACTACAATTCTTCCAGCCTGTCCTAAATCTTGTAGGGTTGCACCTTCAAGTGTTCTACCAAGCTCTTCGCTGATTACCTGTCCGCCTGTTAGAATTGCAATATCTTGAAGCATAGCTTTTCTTCTGTCACCAAATCCAGGAGCTTTTACAGCAACTACATTTAACACTCCTCTTAATTTGTTAACAACGAGTGTTGCTAATGCTTCACCTTCGATGTCTTCGGCAATAATTAATAATGGTTTATTCCCAGCTTGAACTAATTTTTCAAGTAATGGCAATAAATCTTTCATATTGGAAATTTTTTTGTCATATAATAAAATATACGCATCTTCATATTCAGCTACCATTTTATCGGCATTTGTTACAAAATAAGGGCTTAAATAACCTCTGTCAAACTGCATACCTTCAACCACTTCAAGTTCATCTTGAAGTGATTTTCCTTCTTCAACAGTGATAACACCGTCTTTTCCGACTTTATCCATGGCTTCTGCAATAAGCTCACCTATTTTTTTATCATTGTTTGCTGAAATTGTTGCGACTTGAGCAATTTGTTCTTTATTTTCTACAGGTTTGCTCATTTTTTTAAGTTCGGCGATAATAGCTTCAACAGCTTTATCCATTCCTCTTTTAACTGCTATCGGGTTAGCGCCGGCAGTTATGTATTTTAAACCTTCTTTAAAGATTGCATGCGCCAAAACCGTTGCTGTTGTTGTACCGTCACCCGCTTCATCGGCAGTTTTGCTTGCAACTTCTTTTACAAGCTGAGCTCCCATGTTTTCCACTGGATCTTTTAGTTCTACTTCTTTAGCTACACTTACACCGTCTTTTGTGATATGTGGTGCTCCGAAACTTCTTTGAAGCAATACATTTCTTCCTTTTGGACCCATTGTAACTCTAACTGCATCTGCCAGTTTTTCAACGCCTTTTAATAACTCGTTTCTTGCTGCATCTGAATATATTATATTTTTTGCCATGCTCCCCTCCTTATTCTATTTTTCCAAGAATATCATCGGTATTTAATACCAAATATTCTTTTCCGTCAATTGTAATTTCAGTACCTGCATATTTTGCAAATACTACTGTATCACCTACGTTTATTGGCAGGTTTTCATCTTCTTCCACTTCTTTGGAAACAGCAACTACTTTTCCTTCAAGTGGTTTTTCTTTTGCATTGTCCGGAATAATAATTCCGCTTGCTGTTTTTGATTCTTCTTCAACTCTTTCAATTAGAACTCTTAAGCCTATAGGTCTAAACATTTCCGCCTCCTTTTAGCAGTTATTTTGTTTAACTGACGAAATTATATAAAAAAAGAAAGAAAAAGTCAAGAAAATTATTTAAATTTTTAAGAAATGTTTAGTTAATTAGACTAAGGTATTTTATGAAGAAATCATTAAATTAGGTAAAAACAGTGAAATTTGAGGAATATATGTAATTAATATCAGTCCAATTAATATAACTATAAACCAAGGAATTACAGACTTAACCACTTCTTTTATCGGAAGCCCAGTAATCCCGCTTGCTACAAACAGATTAAGCCCTACAGGAGGTGTCAGCATTCCAAGTTCCATATTTATGGTAATTATTACACCAAAATGAATAGGGTTGATTCCAAGCAGTTTTGCAACCGGTAAAAGCAGAGGAACCATTATCATAATAATAGAACTCGGTTCCATGAAATTACCCGCTATAAGCAATAATATATTTACGGCAATTAAAAACCCTATTTTTCCAAGATGCATACTTACTACCCAGTTACTTAACATTTGCGGAATATTTTCGAGAGTCAGAAAATATGCAAATACAGAGGCATTTGCAATAATAAACATAATCATAGCACTTGTTGCGGCACTGTCTAAAAATACGGTTTTTAATTCTTTAATATTAATGTCTTTATAAATAAAAATCGCTATAAAAAGTGCCCAGACAGCCGAAACGGCAGCGGCTTCTGTAGGAGTAAATATTCCGCCGTAAATCCCTCCTATAATTATGACAATAGTCATTAAAGCCCAAAAAGCTTCTTTAAATTTTTTCCATCTTTCCCTCCAGCTTGCAGGGGCGGTTTTTTTAAATCCAAGCCTTTTCGCCCCGAAATATGTAACGGCTATTAACATAAAACCTATTAAAAGACCTGGAATTATTCCGGCAATAAAGAGTTTTCCAATGCTTTGTTCCGCAGTTACCCCGTAAATAATCATAACGATACTCGGCGGTATTAAAATTCCAAGAGACCCGCTTGCCGTAATTGTTCCCACGGCGTAAGATTTGGGATAACCGGCGGCTGTTATCGCACCGAACATTATAGAACCTATTGCTGCGACAGTGGCAGGGGATGAGCCTGAAACAGCCGCAAAAATAATGCTTGAAAAAATTGCTGCAATAGGAAGTCCTCCTGGAAGATGACCTACAAAAGCTTTTGCAAAATCCACTATTCTTTTTGCGCTTCCGCCTTTACTTAATATATTTCCGGCCAAAATAAACATGGGAATAGCCATAAGGGCGTATTTATCCAGCTTTGAAAACAGTGCACTGGCAAGGTCTATTAAAGATTCTTTTCCTTCAAAAATATATGAAGTTATAAAAGTGGAGGCTCCGAGTGCCACCGCAACAGGGGTGCTTAAAATAAGGAATACAAAAAATATCCCAAAAAGAGTCAACGCTACGCTCATATATTTTCTCCAAGATTTAATTTTGTCTCTTCTATAATCATTTCATGCTCACTAACCTGTTGAATTTCATTAGGAGGGGTTTTAATAAGTTTAATTATTTTTTGTGAAACTCTTATTGATGCACTTAAAAAAGCAAGAGGCAGGGCAATATAAGGTATCCACATAGGGATATTTAAATCAACGCTGATTTCGCCGCTGGCTTTTAATCCGAAATCCGGGTCAAAAATAAACAAATAACCAAAATAAGCCACAGCCAGTAAATAAATAAGAGTAATTAATTTTGCCAAAATAATTGTATATTTGGCTAAGATGGAAGGCAGAACGTCTACTAATAATGTAACTTTAATATGAATTTCTTTTCTAAAACCGTATGCCGCCCCAAAAAGGGCAGACCATATAAAAAGATAGTTGGTCAGTTCAAACGCCCAGTCTATTCCCTGATGAAATATAAACCTTGCAATTACATTTATAAAAGCTAAAAAAACACCTGCCGAAATTCCAAACGAAGCAATAAATTCATTTGTTAATCCTACAGTAATATCAATCCATTTTAAGAATTTCATTCACCCGCTTTAATCGTTTTTTCAATTAAATCTTTTCCGATAGTTCCGTAAAATTTAGGATAAATGGCTCTTAATTTAGTTTCCCATAATTTTCTCTCTTGAGGTGTTAAAGTATAAATTTCAAGTTTACCTGTTTTTTTTTGCATATTCTTGAATCTTTGCAAGTTGTGAATCATTAAGCTGTTTTGCCCAGATTCTTTCTTTTGCAGTGGCTTCTTTGAACGCTTCTTTTACAACAGCTTTTAAATTATCAGGCAGTTTTTTCCAGAATGCTTTGCTCATTACTACCATATATCCCAAATATCCGTGATTAGATAAAGTCATATATTTTTGAACCTCATAAAATTTTTTTGTATATATATTTGAAATTGTATTTTCCTGTCCGTCAACCACTCCCTGTTGAAGAGCTGAATATACTTCACTGAAAGGAAGTACTACCGGAATCGCTCCTACGGCTTTGAATTGTCCAATTAACACTTTTGAACTCATAACCCTGAATTTTAACCCTTTGCAGTCTTCAGGTTTTATTAAAGGCCTTTTTGAATCACTTATCTGTTTGAATCCGTTATCCCAGTAACCAAGGGCTACATATCCTTTTTTTGTGACCATATTCAAAAGTTTTTGTCCTACTTCTCCGTCAAGAACTTTATGTAAATGGTTGTCATTTTTAAATAGAAACGGTAAATCAAATAAAGCAAGCTGAGGAACCAGCCCTGTAAATTTTGAAAAGCTCGGAGCCGCCATTTGTACGGCATTAAATTTCATTTTTCTAAGAACAACTTTATCGCCGCACAACTGTGCGTTTGGATAAACTTCAACTTTTATTTTTCCGTGACTTAACGCCTCAACCCTTTTTGCAAAATAATTGGCCGCTTTTCCTTTAGGGGTATCCGGTGATACAACATGTGAAAACTTAATAACATAATCTGCCGCAAATGAAAAACTTGCTATTAACGCTGCACTTAATAATCCTTTTAGTAATTTCATTTTTTTCTCCTTTTTTTAGTATTATATCACTTATAAGTTTATCAAATGTTTTTATTAAAATAAAATTAATGTATTGTTACTATGTGTAACAAGATTTATTTTTATATTGACAAACTTTATTTATTTTTTTATAATTTCACTCCTGCAGAAGGTGAGGTAGCTCAGCTGGTCAGAGCGCCGGTCTCATAAGCCGGAGGTCGAGAGTTCAAGTCTCTCCCTCACTACCATTGAAATCCCCGAAAATACGATGTTTCGATAAAAAATATAAAAAATCAATTGACATATGTTAAATTTAGTATTATAATTATTAAAAAAAGAGGTGTTGTGTTTAATATCAAAAAAATGCCTTTTATTAATAAAATAAAAAATAAAGAAACAAATTATACCCTGAAATTATTGGACAGGTATGATTATCCGGATGATATAAAAAAACTGGTTTATGATTTTATTAAAACTTCATCTCATTCCGAACTTCAAAGGTTTGTAAATTCCCAAAACACATTTAAATTTTCCCCCAATATCGATATAACCGAAGATTTTAATAAATTAAAAGAAAGATTAGCTTACGAATTAAACGAACAACTCATTAAACTTGCTTTTTGATATAATTTTAAAAAAAGGCGATTTGTGGTTTTAGCTTTAAAATACAGGCCCAAAAGATTTGAAGAAGTGGTGGGTCAGGATGCCATAATAAAAACTCTTGTAAATTCTCTCGATAAAAAAAGATTAGCCCACGCATATCTGTTTTCTGGACTGAGAGGAACAGGAAAAACATCGACTGCTAGGATTTTTGCAAAAGCGCTTGAATGCGATAAAGGTCCTACGTCTAACCCTTGCGAAATATGCGAAAACTGTGTAATGGCCAATGAAAACAGACATATCGACATTATTGAAATGGATGCAGCAAGCAACAGAAAAATAGAAGATATCAGGGAACTTATTGAACATACAAAATATAAACCGACTTACGGAAAATATAAAATTTTTATAATTGATGAAATTCATATGCTTACAAACGAAGCTTTTAACGCTCTACTTAAAACCCTTGAGGAACCGCCTGAATATGTAAAATTTATTATGGCGACCACAGACCCTTTAAAACTTCCCGCTACAATTTTAAGTAGGGTTCAGCATTTTAGATTTAATAAAATAAACGAAAAACTTATAGAAAATTATTTGATTATAATTTTAAGCTTTGAAAATGTCGAATTTGAAAATGAAGCTTTGAGGCTTCTTATAAAATCCGCAAAAGGTTCCATCAGGGATTCACTGACCCTGCTTGATCAGGCCATTGCATATGCAAAAGGTAAAATAGATACCCAAAGCGTTGTGGAAATGCTTGGGGTTATAAATCCGGAAATTATTTCAAAAATATTTGAAAGCGTATTAAAAGAAGACAAAAAGGAAGTAAAAAAACTGGTTGATGTTGTAAAAGATTATGATATAGAAGCCATTTTGGATGAGGTTATTTTATATGTAAAAGATGCGGTGTTTAATTCAACTCTTCCTCTTGTAACCGCAGGCAGATTCTTAAATATTATTTCGGATGCGAGGGAACTTATAAAATACAATACCGATAACGAATTTGTATTGCTTTTAATGTTTTTTAGAATGATAGAAGCAATTAAGCCTCATAAAATAGATGATTTAATACAAAATTTAGAACAAAAAATAGATGTTAACGCATATGAACCGAAAATCGAACAAAAAGAAGATTTATTTAAAACTTTAATTAAAAAAATAAAAGAAAGAGATATTGATTTGGGGGTCTGTTTTGAAACAAGTGTAAGGTTTATCTCTTTTAAAAACGGTGTAATTACCTGGGAGAGCTGTCCGGATGAAAATTGTAAGAATATGTTTAAAAGATTTTTTTCACCTGTTATCAGGCCTTTAATAAACGAGATTTTTGGTATTGGGGTAAAAATAGAGCCAATTAGATGCGAAAAAAAAAATGAAATAAAAAATGAAATAAATCATGTAAAAAAGCCAAAAGAAGTTAAAAATATTTTTTCAAAAACAGATGATGTTATAAATAAAGTGAGAGAAATATTCGGAAGTGATGTCGAAATAACGAAAATCAATCATCAATAAGTTTTAATTTACCTTCTTTTAATTCAAATTCATTAAAATCGTTTGCTACAA
It encodes the following:
- the recA gene encoding recombinase RecA translates to MNDKKQKALDLAIKQIDKQFGKGALVKLSDQDIEPIEAIPTGSFGLDMALGIGGIPKGRITEIYGPESSGKTTLALSIIAEAQKQGGVAAFIDAEHALDVIYAKHIGVDVDNLLVSQPDYGEQALEIVETLARSGAVDIIVIDSVAALTPKAEIEGNMGDAQVGVQARLMSQALRKLTAAIHKMNTTVVFINQIRMKIGMMGYGNPETTTGGNALKFYSSVRLDVRRIATLKQADKEVGNRTKVKVVKNKVAPPFRIAEFDIMFGKGISREGEILDYGVKLDIVDKSGAWFSYGATRLGQGKENAKEYLKTHPEVAQEIEQKIKEAMGVELSNMIEALEKETEEKGE
- the eno gene encoding phosphopyruvate hydratase, which translates into the protein MIYIENIFADEILDSRGNPTVRVTVELSDGVVASANVPSGASTGEKEALELRDGDEKRYGGKGVFKACENVNSIIANELIGMSPFDQAEIDNTMMELDGTENKSRLGANAILGVSMAVARAAASSLSLPLYRYLGGSNALVMPAPMLNVINGGVHADNDVDFQEYMIMPVGFNSFERALRAAAETYHTLKNLLKKDGHPTALGDEGGFAPNFKNNEEPIEYLVKAIKEAGYKPGEEIAIAMDPASSEFYKNGKYVLAGEEKELSAEEMVNYYAALVEKYPIVSIEDGMAENDYEGWKLLTQKLGNKIQLVGDDVFVTNKKLLKEGIEEGIANSILIKLNQIGTVTETMQTMRLAYRNNYTCVVSHRSGETEDAFIADFAVAMNCGQIKTGAPARGERTAKYNRLLEIERSVEGTEFTGAEIFK
- a CDS encoding phosphopyruvate hydratase is translated as MIEFDDIRAKRKVDLKIILVILLSFLFCIYIFNLLFGEKSFSRMLDLQKEDKILNKKVKDLKKENTTLQKEYFELKELEGK
- a CDS encoding AMIN domain-containing protein, with amino-acid sequence MFLIKPFRLVLDFQKNADFLTMKRNIKNSFVKKIVVGNHEGYYRIVIYFDTNYSYKLTKTDEGIKIELK
- a CDS encoding shikimate kinase; the encoded protein is MSSNNLLLTGFMGSGKSTIGRILAKEMKTFFLDTDLLIENFENKTISEIFKTHGEKIFRQKEKYCFEWIKKNVFNTVISVGGGFPVFIPEIKEAGIVVYLKVDFEDILKRMDKKEIEKRPLFKDRSKAEELYYSRTKIYEKLADLTVENQDLQNSVNKIKEYYENFKSKH
- a CDS encoding uracil-DNA glycosylase, producing the protein MSWKKELTDFYQKRKKYIQKYLNENIDFTEVTDPCIDKKRDNPIMIIGEAPGKKEVEMHSPFVGKAGENLNYLINLSGLDRCRDFLITNAFPFRTFEDNKNRTPKANELKIGAELLEKEINIVKPSIILLLGNSAIKAFSYIDKFKDVKNLKKCGIYEINGFKIGVCFHPSPLAFNRIDIRNDLEKFFKNLKNYL
- a CDS encoding DUF1731 domain-containing protein is translated as MISRIFGKVLHKPTIFRIPKFILYLLYGEGSGVLTNSKEVYPKRLLEKGFKFKYPTIEKSLKHILKS
- the groL gene encoding chaperonin GroEL (60 kDa chaperone family; promotes refolding of misfolded polypeptides especially under stressful conditions; forms two stacked rings of heptamers to form a barrel-shaped 14mer; ends can be capped by GroES; misfolded proteins enter the barrel where they are refolded when GroES binds), translating into MAKNIIYSDAARNELLKGVEKLADAVRVTMGPKGRNVLLQRSFGAPHITKDGVSVAKEVELKDPVENMGAQLVKEVASKTADEAGDGTTTATVLAHAIFKEGLKYITAGANPIAVKRGMDKAVEAIIAELKKMSKPVENKEQIAQVATISANNDKKIGELIAEAMDKVGKDGVITVEEGKSLQDELEVVEGMQFDRGYLSPYFVTNADKMVAEYEDAYILLYDKKISNMKDLLPLLEKLVQAGNKPLLIIAEDIEGEALATLVVNKLRGVLNVVAVKAPGFGDRRKAMLQDIAILTGGQVISEELGRTLEGATLQDLGQAGRIVVDKENTTIVDGKGDKASIEARINQIKKEIEETTSDYDREKLQERLAKLSGGVAVIKVGAATETEMKEKKDRVDDALSATKAAVEEGTVIGGGAAILKAAKKAEVESVDPDEQIGIDIIKKAVKAPIKQIALNAGFEAGVVALTVEEADDETGFNASSGEYVNMFEAGIIDPAKVERIALQNATSVGGLLLTTEAAVTEEPKEEKAAPAMPDMGGMGGMM
- the groES gene encoding co-chaperone GroES gives rise to the protein MFRPIGLRVLIERVEEESKTASGIIIPDNAKEKPLEGKVVAVSKEVEEDENLPINVGDTVVFAKYAGTEITIDGKEYLVLNTDDILGKIE
- a CDS encoding TRAP transporter large permease, encoding MSVALTLFGIFFVFLILSTPVAVALGASTFITSYIFEGKESLIDLASALFSKLDKYALMAIPMFILAGNILSKGGSAKRIVDFAKAFVGHLPGGLPIAAIFSSIIFAAVSGSSPATVAAIGSIMFGAITAAGYPKSYAVGTITASGSLGILIPPSIVMIIYGVTAEQSIGKLFIAGIIPGLLIGFMLIAVTYFGAKRLGFKKTAPASWRERWKKFKEAFWALMTIVIIIGGIYGGIFTPTEAAAVSAVWALFIAIFIYKDINIKELKTVFLDSAATSAMIMFIIANASVFAYFLTLENIPQMLSNWVVSMHLGKIGFLIAVNILLLIAGNFMEPSSIIMIMVPLLLPVAKLLGINPIHFGVIITINMELGMLTPPVGLNLFVASGITGLPIKEVVKSVIPWFIVILIGLILITYIPQISLFLPNLMISS
- a CDS encoding TRAP transporter small permease, whose product is MKFLKWIDITVGLTNEFIASFGISAGVFLAFINVIARFIFHQGIDWAFELTNYLFIWSALFGAAYGFRKEIHIKVTLLVDVLPSILAKYTIILAKLITLIYLLAVAYFGYLFIFDPDFGLKASGEISVDLNIPMWIPYIALPLAFLSASIRVSQKIIKLIKTPPNEIQQVSEHEMIIEETKLNLGENI